The Haloarcula laminariae genomic sequence CGTCCTCGACCCCGGCCCTTGTGCTGTTGCCGGATTACAGATAAAAACTCTAACTCCGAGAGCAGATCACGGACACGACGGTTTTTGAGCGGCTCCGAACCTTCCTGTTCACACATGAGTTCGTATAATGAATACACGTCTTCGGTCGGAATCTCTGGTTCGTCCTCGTCGTGCTGTTGAGCCTGTAGTGCGAGGGCATGCAGAAGGTGTTTTGAGTGGGTCGGTAGTTTCGAGATGAGTTCCGACAGGCGATTTCGTTCCTCCCGTTCGTGGGCTTCGTCGACGTGCTCCTCAGAGACGATTTCGCTACCGCGTTCGTATGCAGATTCACCAGCGTATCGCAGAATATCGATTGCCTTCCGTGCATCTCCATGCTCACGTGCAGCGAGGGCCGCGATTTTCGGAATGACCTCATCGCCCAAGACGCCATCATGGAAGGCATCACTTCGAGATAAAAGAATGTCGCGTAGCTGGTTGGCATCGTACGGAGCGAAGACGAGATCACGTTCCGATAGGCTTGATCGGACCCTCTCGTTAAGATTCTCTTTGTACCGAATCTTGTTGCTGATGCCGATGATTCCTAAGGTGCTCTCGGTGAGTTTGCCCGACTCGGCAGCTCGTGAGAGTTGCATCAAGATATTATCGTTGTCAAGTTTGTCGATCTCATCAAGGATGACGAGGCCGACGTCGTACTGGGCATCAAGAATATCCCACAGCTTTCGATAATAATTCGATGTACTCAGTCCAGACATAGGAACTGAAATATTAGTCTCGTCAGGCATATTGAGTGCACTGGCAACTGACCGGACAGCC encodes the following:
- a CDS encoding Cdc6/Cdc18 family protein translates to MSDLGSFFDEDDPIFANKDLLRVQHLPDKDRIIGRDEELTQLANAIKDATQGRTPNNVLIYGKTGTGKSLCTKYITNDLTESAKQNDVEVGVAYVDCFQDSTETQAVRSVASALNMPDETNISVPMSGLSTSNYYRKLWDILDAQYDVGLVILDEIDKLDNDNILMQLSRAAESGKLTESTLGIIGISNKIRYKENLNERVRSSLSERDLVFAPYDANQLRDILLSRSDAFHDGVLGDEVIPKIAALAAREHGDARKAIDILRYAGESAYERGSEIVSEEHVDEAHEREERNRLSELISKLPTHSKHLLHALALQAQQHDEDEPEIPTEDVYSLYELMCEQEGSEPLKNRRVRDLLSELEFLSVIRQQHKGRGRGRGAHTVNQLVDDPELVIKACKSA